Proteins encoded by one window of Arachis ipaensis cultivar K30076 chromosome B04, Araip1.1, whole genome shotgun sequence:
- the LOC107639623 gene encoding regulatory-associated protein of TOR 1-like isoform X5 yields MALGDSMASRFSQSPVLLLPNHLADDCAASSSSVAAAAAYEDTDFASQRRDSESGTATATTSTSASYGGNAAATSLAYLPQTVVLCELRHEAFEAAVPVGPSESGLVSKWRPKDRMKTGCVALVLCLNISVDPPDVIKISPCARMECWIDPFSMAPQKALESIGKNLSSQYERWQPKARYKYQLDPTVDEVKKLCTSCRRYAKSERVLFHYNGHGVPKPTANGEIWVFNKSYTQYIPLPISDLDSWLKTPSIYVFDCSAAGLIVNSFIELHEWSASNSSGSTRDCILLAACESHETLPQSAEFPADVFTSCLTTPIKMALRWFCTRSLLRGSLDYSLIDQIPGRPNDRKTLLGELNWIFTAVTDTIAWNVLSHDLFQRLFRQDLLVASLFRNFLLAERIMRSANCSPVSHPNLPPTHQHHMWDAWDMAAELCLSQLPSLVGNPNAEFQPSTFFSEQLTAFEVWLDHGSEHKKPPEQLPIVLQVLLSQSHRFRALVLLGRFLDMGPWAVDLALSVGIFPYVLKLLQTTTPELRQILVFIWTKILALDKSCQVDLVKDGGHNYFIKFLDSIEAYPEQRAMAAFVLAVIVDGHRRGQEACIEAGLIHVCLEHLQSSSSPNDSQTEPLLLQWLCLCLGKLWEDFTEAQTMGLLHGATIVFAPLLSEPQPEVRASAVFALGTLLNVGFDSCRGVVGDGECDDDDKFRAEVSIVKSLLSVASDGSPLVRAEVAAALARFAFGHNKHLKSIAAAYWKPQTNSFLNSIPSLANIKDSISGYPTQNQHVPRGSIVSSQIGPLRVGNDNSSVVRDGRGSSSSPLTGSGIMHGSPLSDDSSHHSDSGILNDGFSNGVVNHGGQKPLDNALYSQCVHAMCTLAKDPSPRIANLGRRVLSIIGIEQVVAKPFKSTGEATGLARSSSWFDMNGGHSPLTFRTPPVSPPRLNYLSGIRRVCSLEFRPHLMNSPDSGLADPLLGSGGATGTSDRSFLPQSIIYNWSCGHFSKPLLMAGDDSEAIIAGREEREKFALEHITKCQHSAVSRLTNPIAKWDTRGTQTVLMQPFSPVVIAADENERIRIWNHEEATLLNSFDNHDFPDKGISKLCLMNELDDSLLLAASSDGNIRIWKDYTLKGKQKLVTAFSSIHGHKPGVRSVNAVVDWQQQSGYLYASGEISSILAWDLDKEQLVNPIPSSSDCSISALLRTDCLRAASQVHGGQLAAGFVDGSVRLYDIRTPEMYASLAYLWITATYTES; encoded by the exons ATGGCATTGGGAGATTCAATGGCCTCTCGCTTTTCCCAATCCCCCGTCCTACTCCTCCCCAACCACCTCGCCGACGATTGCGCCGCCTCCTCTTCATCCGTCGCCGCCGCTGCCGCATATGAAGACACCGATTTCGCTTCTCAGCGTAGGGATTCCGAGTCGGGAACTGCTACTGCCACCACCAGCACCAGTGCCAGCTACGGCGGTAACGCCGCTGCCACTAGCTTGGCGTACTTGCCGCAGACTGTCGTCCTCTGCGAGCTCCGGCATGAGGCCTTTGAGGCTGCCGTCCCCGTTGGACCGTCGGAGAGTGGCCTTGTGTCGAAATGGCGGCCCAAAGACAGA ATGAAGACTGGATGTGTAGCTCTAGTATTATGTTTAAACATTAGTGTTGATCCACCAGATGTAATAAAGATATCTCCGTGTGCCAGAATGGAGTGCTGGATAG ATCCTTTTTCTATGGCACCGCAAAAGGCATTAGAGTCAATTGGAAAAAATTTGAGCAGCCAATATGAAAGATGGCAACCAAAG GCTCGCTACAAGTATCAACTTGATCCTACAGTGGATGAGGTGAAGAAGCTTTGCACTTCATGTCGTAGATATGCAAAGTCAGAAAGAGTTTTATTTCATTACAATGGGCATGGTGTGCCAAAGCCAACTGCTAACGGTGAAATTTGGGTCTTCAATAAG AGTTATACACAGTATATCCCTTTACCCATCAGTGACCTTGATTCCTGGCTGAAGACCCCATCAATTTATGTTTTTGATTGCTCTGCTGCTGGGTTGATAGTTAATTCCTTCATTGAG CTACATGAATGGAGTGCTTCTAATTCCTCTGGGTCCACAAGGGATTGCATTCTGCTTGCAGCATGTGAATCGCATGAGACTTTGCCTCAAAGTGCAGAGTTCCCAGCTGATGTGTTTACATCTTGCCTTACAACACCTATAAAGATGGCATTACGATG GTTTTGCACACGTTCATTACTTCGTGGGTCACTTGATTACTCACTTATAGATCAGATCCCTGGCCGTCCCAATGATCGAAAGACACTTTTAGGTGAATTGAACTGGATCTTTACGGCAGTAACTGACACAATTGCCTGGAATGTTCTTTCTCATG ATCTTTTTCAAAGACTGTTCAGACAGGATTTGCTTGTTGCAAGTCTCTTTCGAAATTTTCTACTTGCTGAGAGAATTATGCGATCTGCAAATTGTTCTCCTGTGTCTCACCCAAATTTGCCCCCAACCCATCAACATCATATGTG GGATGCATGGGACATGGCCGCTGAGCTCTGCCTCTCGCAACTTCCCTCGTTAGTTGGCAATCCTAATGCCGAATTCCAG CCCAGCACATTTTTCAGTGAGCAGTTGACAGCATTTGAGGTATGGCTTGACCATGGTTCTGAACATAAGAAACCACCAGAGCAGTTGCCTATAGTTCTTCAG GTTTTACTTAGTCAAAGCCATCGATTTCGTGCTTTAGTACTCCTTGGAAGGTTCCTTGATATGGGGCCATGGGCTGTAGATCTG GCATTGTCTGTTGGAATATTtccttatgttttaaagctgttacAAACAACAACACCAGAACTACGCCAAATTCTCGTATTCATATGGACAAAGATTCTGGCACTTGACAAG TCATGCCAGGTTGATTTAGTAAAGGATGGAGGTCATAACTATTTTATTAAGTTTCTTGATAGCATTGAAGCATATCCAGAGCAACGTGCGATGGCTGCTTTTGTTTTGGCTGTTATTGTGGACGGTCATCGACGAGGTCAAGAAGCTTGTATTGAAGCTGGCTTGATCCATGTCTGCTTAGAGCATCTTCAGAgttcttcatctcctaatgattCACAAACTGAACCCCTTCTCCTTCAGTGGCTTTGCCTGTGtttggggaaattgtgggaagaCTTTACGGAGGCACAGACGATGGGTTTGCTGCATGGTGCTACTATTGTATTTGCTCCTCTACTGTCTGAACCCCAGCCAGAG GTTAGGGCATCTGCTGTTTTTGCACTTGGCACCCTTCTCAATGTGGGATTTGATTCATGTAGGGGTGTTGTAGGAGATGGAGAATGTGATGATGATGACAAATTTAGGGCTGAAGTTAGTATAGTGAAGAGTCTGTTGAGTGTTGCATCAGATGGGAGTCCATTGGTGAGGGCAGAGGTAGCTGCGG CATTAGCTCGCTTCGCATTTGGCCATAACAAGCACCTGAAATCTATTGCTGCTGCATACTGGAAACCACAGACTAATTCTTTCCTGAATTCGATACCTTCATTGGCCAACATAAAAGATTCAATTAGTGGATATCCTACCCAGAACCAACATGTGCCTCGTGGAAGTATTGTTTCATCTCAAATTGGTCCTTTGAGGGTTGGAAATGATAATTCTTCAGTGGTTCGAGATGGGCGTGGCTCTTCTAGCAGTCCTCTCACTGGTTCTGGAATAATGCATGGGTCCCCATTGTCTGATGATTCATCTCATCATTCTGATTCAGGAATACTGAATGATGGTTTTAGCAATGGAGTTGTTAACCATGGTGGCCAAAAACCCTTGGACAATGCATTGTATTCACAATGTGTTCATGCTATGTGTACCTTAGCAAAAGATCCATCTCCGCGGATTGCAAACCTTGGTCGACGGGTACTTTCCATAATAGGTATTGAACAAGTGGTGGCAAAGCCATTTAAGTCTACTGGTGAAGCTACAGGATTGGCTCGTTCCTCTTCTTGGTTTGATATGAATGGAG GTCACTCCCCTCTAACCTTCAGAACTCCTCCAGTTAGCCCACCTCGTCTAAATTACTTATCAGGAATCCGTAGAGTATGTTCATTGGAATTTAGGCCCCATCTGATGAATTCTCCAGACTCAGGTTTAGCTGATCCTCTTTTAGGTTCTGGTGGGGCTACTGGTACATCGGATCGCAGCTTTCTTCCACAGTCAATTATATATAATTGGAGTTGTGGGCACTTCTCCAAACCGCTGTTAATGGCTGGAGATGACAGTGAAGCCATAATAGCtggaagagaagagagagaaaaatttgCATTGGAGCACATCACAAAATGCCAGCACTCTG CTGTTAGCAGGCTAACAAATCCAATAGCTAAATGGGACACAAGAGGCACACAAACGGTGTTGATGCAACCTTTTTCTCCTGTTGTGATAGCTGCTGATGAGAATGAACGAATTAG AATATGGAACCATGAAGAGGCAACACTACTAAACAGTTTCGACAACCATGACTTTCCAGACAAGGGAATCTCTAAGCTCTGCCTAATGAATGAGCTGGATGATAGCTTACTTCTTGCTGCTTCAT CTGATGGAAACATTCGGATCTGGAAGGATTATACTCTGAAAGGCAAACAGAAACTTGTAACTGCGTTCTCTTCAATTCATGGTCATAAACCTGGTGTCAGGAGTGTCAATGCAGTTGTTGATTGGCAACAACAGAGTGGTTATCTG TATGCATCGGGTGAGATATCATCTATTTTGGCCTGGGATCTTGATAAAGAACAGCTTGTTAATCCTATACCTTCATCATCGGATTGCAGTATCTCAGCATTG TTACGAACTGATTGTCTCAGG GCTGCATCTCAAGTTCATGGGGGACAGTTGGCGGCTGGTTTTGTAGATGGTTCTGTTAGACTTTATGACATCAGGACACCTGAAATGTATGCATCTCTG GCTTATCTGTGGATTACGGCCACATACACAGAGAGTTGA
- the LOC107639623 gene encoding regulatory-associated protein of TOR 1-like isoform X6 — MALGDSMASRFSQSPVLLLPNHLADDCAASSSSVAAAAAYEDTDFASQRRDSESGTATATTSTSASYGGNAAATSLAYLPQTVVLCELRHEAFEAAVPVGPSESGLVSKWRPKDRMKTGCVALVLCLNISVDPPDVIKISPCARMECWIDPFSMAPQKALESIGKNLSSQYERWQPKARYKYQLDPTVDEVKKLCTSCRRYAKSERVLFHYNGHGVPKPTANGEIWVFNKSYTQYIPLPISDLDSWLKTPSIYVFDCSAAGLIVNSFIELHEWSASNSSGSTRDCILLAACESHETLPQSAEFPADVFTSCLTTPIKMALRWFCTRSLLRGSLDYSLIDQIPGRPNDRKTLLGELNWIFTAVTDTIAWNVLSHDLFQRLFRQDLLVASLFRNFLLAERIMRSANCSPVSHPNLPPTHQHHMWDAWDMAAELCLSQLPSLVGNPNAEFQPSTFFSEQLTAFEVWLDHGSEHKKPPEQLPIVLQVLLSQSHRFRALVLLGRFLDMGPWAVDLALSVGIFPYVLKLLQTTTPELRQILVFIWTKILALDKSCQVDLVKDGGHNYFIKFLDSIEAYPEQRAMAAFVLAVIVDGHRRGQEACIEAGLIHVCLEHLQSSSSPNDSQTEPLLLQWLCLCLGKLWEDFTEAQTMGLLHGATIVFAPLLSEPQPEVRASAVFALGTLLNVGFDSCRGVVGDGECDDDDKFRAEVSIVKSLLSVASDGSPLVRAEVAAALARFAFGHNKHLKSIAAAYWKPQTNSFLNSIPSLANIKDSISGYPTQNQHVPRGSIVSSQIGPLRVGNDNSSVVRDGRGSSSSPLTGSGIMHGSPLSDDSSHHSDSGILNDGFSNGVVNHGGQKPLDNALYSQCVHAMCTLAKDPSPRIANLGRRVLSIIGIEQVVAKPFKSTGEATGLARSSSWFDMNGGHSPLTFRTPPVSPPRLNYLSGIRRVCSLEFRPHLMNSPDSGLADPLLGSGGATGTSDRSFLPQSIIYNWSCGHFSKPLLMAGDDSEAIIAGREEREKFALEHITKCQHSAVSRLTNPIAKWDTRGTQTVLMQPFSPVVIAADENERIRIWNHEEATLLNSFDNHDFPDKGISKLCLMNELDDSLLLAASSDGNIRIWKDYTLKGKQKLVTAFSSIHGHKPGVRSVNAVVDWQQQSGYLYASGEISSILAWDLDKEQLVNPIPSSSDCSISALAASQVHGGQLAAGFVDGSVRLYDIRTPEMYASLAYLWITATYTES; from the exons ATGGCATTGGGAGATTCAATGGCCTCTCGCTTTTCCCAATCCCCCGTCCTACTCCTCCCCAACCACCTCGCCGACGATTGCGCCGCCTCCTCTTCATCCGTCGCCGCCGCTGCCGCATATGAAGACACCGATTTCGCTTCTCAGCGTAGGGATTCCGAGTCGGGAACTGCTACTGCCACCACCAGCACCAGTGCCAGCTACGGCGGTAACGCCGCTGCCACTAGCTTGGCGTACTTGCCGCAGACTGTCGTCCTCTGCGAGCTCCGGCATGAGGCCTTTGAGGCTGCCGTCCCCGTTGGACCGTCGGAGAGTGGCCTTGTGTCGAAATGGCGGCCCAAAGACAGA ATGAAGACTGGATGTGTAGCTCTAGTATTATGTTTAAACATTAGTGTTGATCCACCAGATGTAATAAAGATATCTCCGTGTGCCAGAATGGAGTGCTGGATAG ATCCTTTTTCTATGGCACCGCAAAAGGCATTAGAGTCAATTGGAAAAAATTTGAGCAGCCAATATGAAAGATGGCAACCAAAG GCTCGCTACAAGTATCAACTTGATCCTACAGTGGATGAGGTGAAGAAGCTTTGCACTTCATGTCGTAGATATGCAAAGTCAGAAAGAGTTTTATTTCATTACAATGGGCATGGTGTGCCAAAGCCAACTGCTAACGGTGAAATTTGGGTCTTCAATAAG AGTTATACACAGTATATCCCTTTACCCATCAGTGACCTTGATTCCTGGCTGAAGACCCCATCAATTTATGTTTTTGATTGCTCTGCTGCTGGGTTGATAGTTAATTCCTTCATTGAG CTACATGAATGGAGTGCTTCTAATTCCTCTGGGTCCACAAGGGATTGCATTCTGCTTGCAGCATGTGAATCGCATGAGACTTTGCCTCAAAGTGCAGAGTTCCCAGCTGATGTGTTTACATCTTGCCTTACAACACCTATAAAGATGGCATTACGATG GTTTTGCACACGTTCATTACTTCGTGGGTCACTTGATTACTCACTTATAGATCAGATCCCTGGCCGTCCCAATGATCGAAAGACACTTTTAGGTGAATTGAACTGGATCTTTACGGCAGTAACTGACACAATTGCCTGGAATGTTCTTTCTCATG ATCTTTTTCAAAGACTGTTCAGACAGGATTTGCTTGTTGCAAGTCTCTTTCGAAATTTTCTACTTGCTGAGAGAATTATGCGATCTGCAAATTGTTCTCCTGTGTCTCACCCAAATTTGCCCCCAACCCATCAACATCATATGTG GGATGCATGGGACATGGCCGCTGAGCTCTGCCTCTCGCAACTTCCCTCGTTAGTTGGCAATCCTAATGCCGAATTCCAG CCCAGCACATTTTTCAGTGAGCAGTTGACAGCATTTGAGGTATGGCTTGACCATGGTTCTGAACATAAGAAACCACCAGAGCAGTTGCCTATAGTTCTTCAG GTTTTACTTAGTCAAAGCCATCGATTTCGTGCTTTAGTACTCCTTGGAAGGTTCCTTGATATGGGGCCATGGGCTGTAGATCTG GCATTGTCTGTTGGAATATTtccttatgttttaaagctgttacAAACAACAACACCAGAACTACGCCAAATTCTCGTATTCATATGGACAAAGATTCTGGCACTTGACAAG TCATGCCAGGTTGATTTAGTAAAGGATGGAGGTCATAACTATTTTATTAAGTTTCTTGATAGCATTGAAGCATATCCAGAGCAACGTGCGATGGCTGCTTTTGTTTTGGCTGTTATTGTGGACGGTCATCGACGAGGTCAAGAAGCTTGTATTGAAGCTGGCTTGATCCATGTCTGCTTAGAGCATCTTCAGAgttcttcatctcctaatgattCACAAACTGAACCCCTTCTCCTTCAGTGGCTTTGCCTGTGtttggggaaattgtgggaagaCTTTACGGAGGCACAGACGATGGGTTTGCTGCATGGTGCTACTATTGTATTTGCTCCTCTACTGTCTGAACCCCAGCCAGAG GTTAGGGCATCTGCTGTTTTTGCACTTGGCACCCTTCTCAATGTGGGATTTGATTCATGTAGGGGTGTTGTAGGAGATGGAGAATGTGATGATGATGACAAATTTAGGGCTGAAGTTAGTATAGTGAAGAGTCTGTTGAGTGTTGCATCAGATGGGAGTCCATTGGTGAGGGCAGAGGTAGCTGCGG CATTAGCTCGCTTCGCATTTGGCCATAACAAGCACCTGAAATCTATTGCTGCTGCATACTGGAAACCACAGACTAATTCTTTCCTGAATTCGATACCTTCATTGGCCAACATAAAAGATTCAATTAGTGGATATCCTACCCAGAACCAACATGTGCCTCGTGGAAGTATTGTTTCATCTCAAATTGGTCCTTTGAGGGTTGGAAATGATAATTCTTCAGTGGTTCGAGATGGGCGTGGCTCTTCTAGCAGTCCTCTCACTGGTTCTGGAATAATGCATGGGTCCCCATTGTCTGATGATTCATCTCATCATTCTGATTCAGGAATACTGAATGATGGTTTTAGCAATGGAGTTGTTAACCATGGTGGCCAAAAACCCTTGGACAATGCATTGTATTCACAATGTGTTCATGCTATGTGTACCTTAGCAAAAGATCCATCTCCGCGGATTGCAAACCTTGGTCGACGGGTACTTTCCATAATAGGTATTGAACAAGTGGTGGCAAAGCCATTTAAGTCTACTGGTGAAGCTACAGGATTGGCTCGTTCCTCTTCTTGGTTTGATATGAATGGAG GTCACTCCCCTCTAACCTTCAGAACTCCTCCAGTTAGCCCACCTCGTCTAAATTACTTATCAGGAATCCGTAGAGTATGTTCATTGGAATTTAGGCCCCATCTGATGAATTCTCCAGACTCAGGTTTAGCTGATCCTCTTTTAGGTTCTGGTGGGGCTACTGGTACATCGGATCGCAGCTTTCTTCCACAGTCAATTATATATAATTGGAGTTGTGGGCACTTCTCCAAACCGCTGTTAATGGCTGGAGATGACAGTGAAGCCATAATAGCtggaagagaagagagagaaaaatttgCATTGGAGCACATCACAAAATGCCAGCACTCTG CTGTTAGCAGGCTAACAAATCCAATAGCTAAATGGGACACAAGAGGCACACAAACGGTGTTGATGCAACCTTTTTCTCCTGTTGTGATAGCTGCTGATGAGAATGAACGAATTAG AATATGGAACCATGAAGAGGCAACACTACTAAACAGTTTCGACAACCATGACTTTCCAGACAAGGGAATCTCTAAGCTCTGCCTAATGAATGAGCTGGATGATAGCTTACTTCTTGCTGCTTCAT CTGATGGAAACATTCGGATCTGGAAGGATTATACTCTGAAAGGCAAACAGAAACTTGTAACTGCGTTCTCTTCAATTCATGGTCATAAACCTGGTGTCAGGAGTGTCAATGCAGTTGTTGATTGGCAACAACAGAGTGGTTATCTG TATGCATCGGGTGAGATATCATCTATTTTGGCCTGGGATCTTGATAAAGAACAGCTTGTTAATCCTATACCTTCATCATCGGATTGCAGTATCTCAGCATTG GCTGCATCTCAAGTTCATGGGGGACAGTTGGCGGCTGGTTTTGTAGATGGTTCTGTTAGACTTTATGACATCAGGACACCTGAAATGTATGCATCTCTG GCTTATCTGTGGATTACGGCCACATACACAGAGAGTTGA